The genomic segment TATATAATTCTCAAGGTCATTTTCCCGTGTATAATGACTGATATAATCAAGTGCCTCCGGATAAGAGTAATTATTCTCGCTCTGGTTGAATGTTTTATTAATCGCAAAATTGATCTGTTCTTCAAATAAGGATTTTAATACAATTGCACCAGCGCCATTGTTGTATAATTTCTGTAAATCATCAATTGAATTAGTCAACCCTGAACTGCCGGCGATTATAGGGTTGCGCAACTTCAAACCCATGTAAGATGTAGAAAGATCAGCCATGAAAAAATATTTAAAACATATTTAGTGATTTATCTCTTCAGGCTATTAAAAACAGAAGTTTAGCCTATATTTAATTTCCGGAAGATGTCATTACCTTCCAGCAGATCCACGGCTTTAAGGAATTCCTCGTCTATCGGGGACATGATTTCATAGAAAGAGCCAATATTCCAAAGATTCATTGCTACCATGGCCTTAATCTGGGTATTAATCAATAATTCAGAAGATTTCCACCCTGGTTCATCAAATTTAACACCTTCTTTTTCGGCTAAATCCTTAAACTCTTTGATCAATACCGAATCAACAGAGAATTTTTCTTTGAACGACATAAGCGAAGGAAATTGTTCATTCAAATTTGCACGGTTTTCTTCAACAAACTGAAGGGAGAATTTATTTAATACGCCCTTCCTGCGGATTTCCACATAATAATCGGAAAACATGGTCGAATCCCAGGGTATGAAAACATCAGGCATGATGCCTCCTCCACCATAAACAATCCTTCCCCTGGGGGTTGAAAATTTTAACGAGTCAGGAAACCTGATGCTGTCTGCAAACAGGTATTCCCCATGTTCAAACCTTTTACTGAAATCCTTGTAATATTCTTCTATGCCATTTTCATAAGGTCTCTGTATGCACCTTCCCGTTGGTGTGAAATACCTGGCAGTAGTCAGTCTGATAACCGAACCATCAGGCAGGTTGAACGGCCTTTGCACCAAACCCTTGCCAAAAGACCTGCGCCCTATAACAATTCCCCTGTCCCAATCCTGTACCGCCCCTGATACAATCTCACTCGCAGAGGCCGAAGCTTCATCAATGATGACAACCAGTTTGCCTTTTTCAAAATTTCCTGCCGGGGTTGCAAGGTAATCCTGCCTGGGACTGTGAATTCCTTCAGTGTATACGATCAGCTTTCCGGCATCAAGGAATTCATCAGCCAGTTCAACAGCCGTATTAAGGTAGCCGCCTGAATTGCCTCGCAGGTCCAGGATAAGCTTGCTCATTCCCTGACTTTTAAGGGTGTTTACGGCTGTTGTAAACTCTTCTATCGAGGTTTTTGAAAACCTGTTCAGCCGGATGTAACCGATGTCAGGAGCAGCCATAAAAGAGGCATCTATGGAATTCAGCGGAATTTTATCCCTTACGATAGTGAACTCCAGGAGATTATTCTTGCCTTTCCTGTAAATTGAAACATCGACGGTAGTTCCTTTTTTCCCTCTCAAACGGTCCATAACCCACTGATTATCTACCTTGTCACCAGTTGCATCTTCATTATTTATTTTAACAATCTTATCACCGGACAAAATCCCCAATTTTTCAGAAGGACCGCCCGGAACCGGCGAAATAACAAGGATGGTATCCTGGAAAAGCTGAAAACTAACCCCAATACCTTCAAAACTTCCTTCCAGTGGTTCATTTGCTTTCTGTAACTCTTCCTTTGATATATATGCCGAATGAGGGTCCAGTTCTTTAAGTGATTTCACGATTGCATCTGCTACGATTTCTTTCATATCGACACTGTCGACATAAGCAAGGTCAATGATCTGCATCGCTGCCACGATCTTCTGGATTTCCTGCTTATCTATCAGATTCTGACTAAAAGTAACCGCTCCCCATATTGAAAGAAGAATAAAAAATAAACTTGAACGAAGATAAGATGTGATTTTCATGAGCTTCAATATTCTAAAATTTCTATGCAAGCCTTATAAATTTTCTCTGTGTTGGGCAGGATAGCTCTTTCAAGGATCCTGTTAAAGCCGACCGGAGTGAATGTCGATCCAACCCTTTTAACCGGTGCGTCGAGGTACTCAAAGGCCTCTTCTGTAATCATTGAAGCAATTTCCGCACCAAAACCGGCGAAAACTTTATCTTCGTGAACAACCACCGCCCTGTTCGTTTTTTTTACGGAGGTCAGGATTGTCGTTTTATCTAATGGGATGAGAGAACGGATATCGATTACTTCAATCTGCCGGCCTGACTCCTGAAAAATTTTACCGGCGACTTGCAATGACATATGCGTCGTGTTTCCGTATGTGACAATGCTAAGATCAGTGCCTTCCCTGCGGATCCTGGCTTTTCCGAAAGGGACTTCAAATTCTTCCGGAACATAAGTCTCAGCTAATGGGTCGTTATAAAGGGCTTTCGGTTCCATAAACACTGTCGGGCCTTTAGAACGCATGCTTGTTCGGAGCAATCCGGCTGCATCGTCTGCAAATGACGGGTAAACGATCCTGATCCCGGGAAATGCGGATAATGCCCCTTCAATGTTCTGCGAGTGGTATAACCCACCACCGATATACCCTCCTGAAGCCAGCCTGATCGTCACATTGGAAGCGAATTGGCCGTTTGATCTCCAATAGTCATGGGTCATTTCGATAAATTGTTCCATGGCAGGCCAGAAGTAATCTGCAAATTCAGCTCCTTCTATCACAATCCGTATCTTTTCACTGAAGCGGCTCATGCCATTAGCTGTTCCAACGATGTAATCTTCAGCAATAGGCGCATTGAAGACCCGGTCACGGCCAAATTCCTGCTGCATTCCCTTTGTGACATTGAACACGCCGCCCTTTTCCTTATTGGCCAGGTCCTGTCCCCAGATAAATGTATCCGGGTTATGGCGGAATTCCTCTTTTAATGTCTCGTTCAAGGCCTGGATAAGTTTTTTACGGGGACCTTCTTCATGGTGAATTCCTTCTGTAAATTTTACCGGT from the Bacteroidales bacterium genome contains:
- a CDS encoding S41 family peptidase — protein: MKITSYLRSSLFFILLSIWGAVTFSQNLIDKQEIQKIVAAMQIIDLAYVDSVDMKEIVADAIVKSLKELDPHSAYISKEELQKANEPLEGSFEGIGVSFQLFQDTILVISPVPGGPSEKLGILSGDKIVKINNEDATGDKVDNQWVMDRLRGKKGTTVDVSIYRKGKNNLLEFTIVRDKIPLNSIDASFMAAPDIGYIRLNRFSKTSIEEFTTAVNTLKSQGMSKLILDLRGNSGGYLNTAVELADEFLDAGKLIVYTEGIHSPRQDYLATPAGNFEKGKLVVIIDEASASASEIVSGAVQDWDRGIVIGRRSFGKGLVQRPFNLPDGSVIRLTTARYFTPTGRCIQRPYENGIEEYYKDFSKRFEHGEYLFADSIRFPDSLKFSTPRGRIVYGGGGIMPDVFIPWDSTMFSDYYVEIRRKGVLNKFSLQFVEENRANLNEQFPSLMSFKEKFSVDSVLIKEFKDLAEKEGVKFDEPGWKSSELLINTQIKAMVAMNLWNIGSFYEIMSPIDEEFLKAVDLLEGNDIFRKLNIG
- a CDS encoding thiamine pyrophosphate-dependent enzyme, giving the protein MYQNKRLRINKEDKVFSIKNVDKVTLSKWYYLLTLGRQLDDKAPNYLKQALGWSYHAPYAGHDGIQLAIGQLFDRKTDHLFPYYRDMLTAISAGLTPEEIILNGLSKKDDIAGGGRHMSNHFAKPAWNIHNVSSATGNHTLHAVGVARAIKYYKSGGVAISSQGESSTSEGYVYEAINGASNEELPVIFVFQDNGYGISVPKEDQTANYYAATNFEGFENLRIIYCNGLDVFSSMNAMAIAKRHVLEQCKPVIVHAHCVRMHSHSNSDRHELYRDDEEISEAMGRDPLLKFKKRLLFSNIFNEQELEDIDIQAKKEISAAHKKVIMMPDPDPASILDFVIPEPYQPVKFTEGIHHEEGPRKKLIQALNETLKEEFRHNPDTFIWGQDLANKEKGGVFNVTKGMQQEFGRDRVFNAPIAEDYIVGTANGMSRFSEKIRIVIEGAEFADYFWPAMEQFIEMTHDYWRSNGQFASNVTIRLASGGYIGGGLYHSQNIEGALSAFPGIRIVYPSFADDAAGLLRTSMRSKGPTVFMEPKALYNDPLAETYVPEEFEVPFGKARIRREGTDLSIVTYGNTTHMSLQVAGKIFQESGRQIEVIDIRSLIPLDKTTILTSVKKTNRAVVVHEDKVFAGFGAEIASMITEEAFEYLDAPVKRVGSTFTPVGFNRILERAILPNTEKIYKACIEILEY